One Brachybacterium kimchii genomic window carries:
- a CDS encoding alpha-mannosidase, with product MHDDTRLTEERIRRFVRDHLDGGGRREQVPVSIRAHALPGEPVPPAEAIAALPEYVPIEVGQSWGRAWSTLWLHVSGSVPAQWDRPEDLCELVVDLDFTGGPGFQSEALVFTPQAEPVKAVNPLNAFMTLAPGQRLDHFLECAANPDVAGGWTFAPTDLGDPATLPERDLYTIRALHVQRSDRRIRALAEDVRSLDGLMHELPETSPRRAEILRALEAALDAADPDDLPGTADAAREALRPALERPAHSSALTVMATGHAHIDSAWLWPVRETIRKCARTFSNAIALMDAEPDFTFSVSSAQQYLWMKEHYPSLFERIREKVAEGRFVPVGGMWVESDTNMPGSEAMARQFVAGKRFFLEEFGVETAQTWLPDSFGYSAALPQIAALAGQRDFLTQKVSWNQTNTFPHHTFAWEGLDGTSVFTHFPPADTYNGTLEPSELAFLERNFKEKGRSDVAIDLFGFGDGGGGPSREMIEAGRRAADLEGSPKVEFASPEEFFSRARESYPSPPVWAGELYLELHRGTYSAQLATKQGNRRTEAALHQAEHLATLAAVRAGAPYPHDALEDMWHDALLLQFHDILPGSAIAWVHRDAERNHASIQARAEQVSLDALAALAGTDGAAAAEGTGGADGTGEERAGDEILLNTAPVTSRRGIAPYSAGRPVQETEGVALVRRGERIALDNGLVRAILDERGEIVSLIDSASGREAIAPGDSGARLQLHRDTPNAWDAWDIDAFYRQVVRDLDRPLAVEVDEIAGGARVTYRYTTTAPEGASGGVTGEGSEIVKIFELRPGDRALHLTIDLDWREHRKALKLGFGLDLRAQVMSSEIQFGHVDRPIPVNTSWDAARFETCAHRFVHVAEGGRGVALANDSTYGHDVLRTVREADGGTTTTVRATLVRSPQFPDPGADHGAYSMRFALRPGADMVDAITEGYRANLPERWVPAPVARAAAPLARIEGAPGVLLETVKLAEDRSGDLVLRVYESLGERARASLVLDVPAADGGAGASGEGTRRPDVTAVDLLERPFGPEAPAHLAPLVRGAEDEEPEAGSGIPLDLRPFEIRTLRVARA from the coding sequence ATGCACGACGACACCCGCCTCACCGAGGAGCGGATCCGCCGCTTCGTCCGCGACCATCTCGACGGCGGAGGGCGGCGCGAGCAGGTCCCGGTCAGCATCCGCGCCCACGCGCTGCCGGGGGAGCCGGTCCCGCCCGCCGAGGCGATCGCGGCGCTGCCCGAGTACGTCCCGATCGAGGTGGGCCAGAGCTGGGGGCGCGCATGGTCGACGCTCTGGCTGCACGTCTCCGGCTCCGTGCCCGCGCAGTGGGACCGGCCCGAGGACCTGTGCGAGCTCGTCGTCGACCTCGACTTCACCGGCGGCCCCGGTTTCCAGTCCGAGGCGCTCGTCTTCACCCCGCAGGCCGAGCCCGTCAAGGCCGTCAATCCGCTGAACGCGTTCATGACCCTCGCGCCCGGCCAGCGCCTCGACCACTTCCTCGAGTGCGCGGCGAACCCCGACGTCGCGGGCGGCTGGACCTTCGCGCCCACCGACCTCGGCGATCCCGCGACCCTCCCCGAGCGCGACCTCTACACGATCCGCGCCCTCCACGTGCAGCGCAGCGACCGGCGCATCCGCGCGCTCGCCGAGGACGTGCGCTCGCTCGACGGCCTCATGCACGAGCTGCCGGAGACCAGCCCCCGTCGGGCCGAGATCCTGCGCGCCCTCGAAGCGGCGCTCGACGCCGCCGACCCCGACGACCTGCCGGGCACGGCCGACGCCGCCCGCGAGGCCCTGCGCCCTGCCCTCGAGCGGCCCGCGCACTCCTCGGCGCTCACAGTGATGGCCACCGGCCACGCCCACATCGACTCGGCCTGGCTGTGGCCCGTGCGCGAGACCATCCGCAAGTGCGCCCGCACCTTCTCCAACGCGATCGCGCTCATGGACGCCGAGCCGGACTTCACCTTCTCCGTCTCCTCCGCCCAGCAGTACCTGTGGATGAAGGAGCACTACCCGAGCCTGTTCGAGCGGATCCGCGAGAAGGTCGCCGAGGGCCGCTTCGTGCCCGTGGGCGGCATGTGGGTCGAGTCCGACACGAACATGCCCGGGAGTGAGGCGATGGCCCGGCAGTTCGTGGCCGGCAAGCGGTTCTTCCTCGAGGAGTTCGGCGTCGAGACCGCGCAGACCTGGCTGCCGGACTCCTTCGGCTACTCGGCGGCGCTCCCGCAGATCGCCGCGCTCGCCGGGCAGCGGGACTTCCTCACCCAGAAGGTCTCCTGGAACCAGACGAACACCTTCCCGCACCACACCTTCGCCTGGGAGGGCCTGGACGGGACGAGCGTCTTCACCCACTTCCCGCCGGCCGACACCTACAACGGCACCCTCGAGCCCTCCGAGCTCGCGTTCCTCGAGCGCAACTTCAAGGAGAAGGGCCGCTCCGACGTCGCGATCGACCTCTTCGGCTTCGGCGACGGGGGCGGCGGTCCCTCCCGCGAGATGATCGAGGCCGGGCGCCGCGCGGCCGACCTCGAGGGCTCCCCGAAGGTCGAGTTCGCGAGCCCCGAGGAGTTCTTCTCCCGCGCCCGCGAGAGCTACCCCTCCCCGCCCGTCTGGGCCGGCGAGCTCTACCTCGAGCTGCACCGCGGCACCTACAGCGCGCAGCTCGCGACCAAGCAGGGCAACCGGCGCACCGAGGCGGCTCTGCACCAGGCCGAGCACCTCGCGACCCTCGCCGCCGTGCGCGCGGGCGCCCCCTACCCTCACGACGCGCTCGAGGACATGTGGCACGACGCCCTGCTGCTGCAGTTCCACGACATCCTCCCGGGGTCGGCGATCGCCTGGGTGCACCGCGACGCCGAGCGCAACCACGCCTCGATCCAGGCGCGCGCCGAGCAGGTGTCCCTCGACGCCCTCGCGGCGCTCGCCGGGACCGACGGGGCGGCCGCCGCGGAGGGGACCGGCGGCGCCGACGGGACGGGCGAGGAGCGCGCCGGGGACGAGATCCTGCTGAACACGGCCCCCGTCACCTCCCGCCGGGGCATCGCGCCCTACTCCGCGGGGCGCCCCGTGCAGGAGACCGAGGGCGTGGCCCTCGTGCGCCGCGGCGAGCGGATCGCCCTGGACAACGGCCTGGTCCGGGCGATCCTCGACGAACGCGGGGAGATCGTCTCCCTGATCGACAGCGCAAGCGGCCGCGAGGCCATCGCCCCGGGCGACTCCGGTGCCCGCCTGCAGCTGCACCGCGACACCCCCAACGCGTGGGACGCGTGGGACATCGACGCCTTCTACCGCCAGGTGGTGCGCGACCTCGACCGGCCGCTGGCCGTGGAGGTCGACGAGATCGCCGGGGGCGCCCGCGTCACCTACCGGTACACGACCACGGCGCCCGAGGGGGCGTCGGGCGGTGTCACCGGCGAGGGAAGCGAGATCGTGAAGATCTTCGAGCTGCGCCCCGGCGACCGCGCCCTGCACCTCACGATCGACCTGGACTGGCGCGAGCACCGCAAGGCGCTCAAGCTCGGCTTCGGCCTGGACCTGCGCGCCCAGGTGATGAGCAGCGAGATCCAGTTCGGGCACGTGGACCGCCCCATCCCCGTGAACACCTCCTGGGACGCCGCGCGCTTCGAGACCTGCGCCCATCGCTTCGTGCACGTCGCCGAGGGCGGGCGCGGCGTCGCGCTGGCCAACGACTCGACCTACGGGCACGACGTGCTGCGCACCGTCCGCGAGGCCGACGGCGGCACCACCACGACGGTGCGGGCCACCCTGGTGCGGTCCCCGCAGTTCCCCGATCCGGGCGCCGACCACGGCGCCTACTCCATGCGCTTCGCACTGCGCCCCGGCGCCGACATGGTCGACGCGATCACGGAGGGATATCGCGCGAACCTCCCCGAGCGCTGGGTCCCCGCACCCGTCGCCCGGGCCGCCGCTCCGCTCGCCCGCATCGAGGGCGCGCCCGGCGTGCTCCTCGAGACGGTGAAGCTCGCCGAGGACCGATCCGGCGACCTCGTGCTGCGCGTCTACGAGTCCCTCGGCGAGCGGGCACGGGCCTCGCTCGTGCTCGACGTCCCCGCAGCGGACGGGGGAGCAGGGGCGAGCGGAGAGGGGACGAGGAGACCCGACGTCACCGCCGTCGACCTCCTCGAGCGGCCCTTCGGTCCCGAGGCGCCCGCGCACCTCGCCCCGCTCGTCCGGGGCGCGGAGGACGAGGAGCCC